A single window of Streptomyces aquilus DNA harbors:
- a CDS encoding family 43 glycosylhydrolase encodes MTVLGLVTASPAQALSGDIRMHDPSVIKVGSCYYGFSTGFENDPLNPSGSITIRKTCTGTAATGWTKVGNVWSSTPSWITAKLGSTPPNIWAPDIKYFNGSYHLYYAGSLWGSNYAVMGVATATNIEGPWTDQGMVTDVNYPIDPNVDWGPDGRLYISWGSWTGSGTYMHVLDQSTGKLSTTDNNLWHIAVGIENPTIILNGGYYYLFGSKGLCCSGVNSTYYTVVGRSTSITGPYLDQNGTDMASGGGTTVLTGAYPKVAAGGADAYDDGTSKFLAYHYYDGDNSGQETLDIRQVTFANGWPVIASPLGAPNNHLMNRNSAKCADVWYLSTADGAAVNSGNCNSGTNQQWVPTAVGSHYELVNVNSGKCLQISGAATADGAVAVQSTCTASANQLWTRQAVIGGYVTFSNANSGKCLEVAGASTTNGAALDQATCVAGSTNQQWMVV; translated from the coding sequence ATGACCGTTCTCGGCCTGGTCACCGCATCACCCGCGCAAGCCCTCAGCGGTGACATCCGTATGCACGACCCGAGCGTCATCAAAGTAGGCAGCTGCTACTACGGCTTCTCCACCGGCTTCGAGAACGATCCGCTCAACCCCAGCGGCTCCATCACCATCCGGAAGACCTGTACCGGCACCGCGGCGACGGGCTGGACCAAGGTCGGCAACGTGTGGTCGTCGACCCCCTCCTGGATCACCGCCAAGCTCGGCTCGACCCCGCCGAACATCTGGGCCCCGGACATCAAGTACTTCAACGGCAGCTACCACCTGTACTACGCCGGTTCGCTCTGGGGCTCGAACTACGCGGTGATGGGCGTCGCCACGGCCACGAACATCGAGGGCCCGTGGACCGACCAGGGCATGGTCACGGACGTCAACTACCCGATCGACCCCAACGTCGACTGGGGTCCCGACGGCCGGCTCTACATCTCCTGGGGCTCCTGGACCGGCAGCGGCACCTACATGCACGTCCTGGACCAGTCCACCGGCAAGCTCTCCACCACCGACAACAACCTCTGGCACATCGCCGTCGGCATCGAGAACCCGACGATCATCCTCAACGGCGGCTACTACTACCTCTTCGGCTCCAAGGGCCTGTGCTGCAGCGGGGTCAACAGCACCTACTACACGGTGGTCGGCCGCTCCACCAGCATCACCGGTCCCTACCTCGACCAGAACGGCACCGACATGGCCTCCGGCGGCGGAACCACCGTCCTCACCGGCGCCTATCCCAAGGTGGCCGCAGGCGGTGCCGATGCCTACGACGACGGCACCTCCAAGTTCCTCGCCTACCACTACTACGACGGAGACAACTCCGGGCAGGAAACCCTCGACATCCGCCAGGTGACCTTCGCGAACGGCTGGCCCGTCATCGCCAGTCCACTCGGTGCCCCGAACAACCACCTGATGAACCGCAACAGCGCCAAGTGCGCCGACGTCTGGTACCTCAGCACAGCGGACGGGGCGGCGGTCAACTCCGGCAACTGCAACTCCGGAACCAATCAGCAGTGGGTGCCTACCGCCGTCGGCTCCCACTACGAACTGGTCAACGTCAACAGCGGTAAGTGCCTGCAGATCTCCGGTGCCGCCACCGCGGACGGCGCGGTCGCCGTCCAGTCCACCTGCACCGCGTCCGCGAATCAGCTGTGGACGAGACAGGCCGTGATCGGCGGCTACGTCACCTTCTCCAACGCCAACAGCGGCAAGTGCCTTGAGGTGGCCGGGGCATCGACCACCAACGGCGCCGCTCTGGACCAGGCGACGTGCGTCGCCGGCTCCACCAACCAGCAGTGGATGGTCGTCTGA
- a CDS encoding ABC transporter ATP-binding protein, which translates to MIEAHELTKRYGDKTVVDALSFVVKPGEVTGFLGPNGAGKSTTMRMVVGLDTPTRGTVTVNGTSYARHAAPLHEIGTLLEAKSVHPGRSAFNHLMTLAHTHGIARRRVDEVIELAGLASVAGKRVGAFSLGMGQRLGIAAALLGDPAIVMLDEPVNGLDPEGVLWVRNLLRDLADEGRAVMLSSHLMSETALIADHLVIIGRGRLLADTTVDDFTREASGGGVKVATAEAARLRSLLAGPGVTISSSSAEELLVSGRDAREIGRIAAEHGVALYELTPQAVSLEAAFMDLTRDVVEYQSHPAETERKAA; encoded by the coding sequence ATGATCGAAGCGCACGAGCTGACCAAACGCTACGGCGACAAGACCGTCGTCGATGCGTTGAGTTTCGTCGTCAAGCCCGGCGAGGTCACCGGCTTCCTCGGGCCCAACGGTGCCGGCAAGTCCACGACGATGCGCATGGTCGTCGGCCTGGACACCCCCACCAGGGGCACGGTCACCGTCAACGGGACGTCCTACGCGAGGCACGCGGCACCGCTGCACGAGATCGGCACCCTGCTGGAGGCCAAGTCCGTGCACCCGGGCCGCAGCGCGTTCAACCATCTGATGACCCTTGCCCACACCCACGGCATCGCGCGCCGCCGAGTGGACGAGGTCATCGAGCTGGCCGGACTCGCCAGCGTGGCCGGCAAGCGCGTCGGCGCCTTCTCGCTCGGCATGGGCCAGCGACTGGGCATCGCCGCCGCACTCCTCGGCGACCCCGCGATCGTCATGCTCGACGAGCCGGTCAACGGCCTCGACCCCGAGGGCGTGCTCTGGGTGCGCAACCTGCTGCGCGACCTGGCCGACGAGGGCAGGGCGGTGATGCTGTCCTCGCACCTGATGAGCGAGACCGCGCTGATCGCCGACCACCTGGTGATCATCGGCCGTGGGCGGCTCCTCGCGGACACCACCGTCGACGACTTCACCCGGGAGGCGAGCGGCGGAGGCGTGAAGGTCGCCACCGCCGAGGCCGCCAGGCTGCGTTCACTGCTGGCGGGCCCGGGCGTGACGATCTCCTCCTCGTCCGCCGAGGAGCTTTTGGTCTCCGGGCGTGACGCCCGGGAGATCGGGCGGATCGCGGCCGAGCACGGGGTCGCGTTGTACGAACTCACCCCACAAGCCGTCTCGTTGGAGGCGGCGTTCATGGACCTGACCAGGGACGTCGTCGAGTACCAGAGCCACCCGGCCGAGACCGAGCGAAAGGCAGCCTGA
- a CDS encoding 2,4'-dihydroxyacetophenone dioxygenase family protein: MPEEARSEFWKGLKPITDAVKPDAQPEVYLSQVATDDDRYYAPLSETVGSRPLWINVKDNSWADILCARQAGLVNRHYHPHEVFAYTISGKWGYLERPWTARAGDFVYEAPGEGHTLVAYESDEPMKAFFIVKGPLIWLDEDGGTTGYFDVHDYIELCRNHYDKVGIGADYVNSLFR, translated from the coding sequence ATGCCCGAGGAAGCCAGGTCGGAATTCTGGAAGGGCCTCAAGCCGATCACCGATGCGGTGAAGCCCGACGCGCAGCCGGAGGTCTATCTGTCCCAGGTGGCCACCGACGACGACCGGTACTACGCACCGCTCAGCGAGACCGTCGGCTCACGCCCGCTGTGGATCAACGTCAAGGACAACTCATGGGCCGACATCCTCTGCGCCAGGCAGGCCGGACTCGTCAACCGGCACTACCACCCGCACGAGGTGTTCGCGTACACGATCTCCGGTAAGTGGGGCTACCTGGAGCGGCCGTGGACCGCGCGGGCCGGTGACTTCGTCTACGAGGCGCCGGGCGAGGGACACACGCTGGTCGCCTACGAGAGCGACGAGCCGATGAAGGCGTTCTTCATCGTCAAGGGTCCGTTGATCTGGCTGGACGAGGACGGCGGAACCACCGGCTACTTCGATGTCCACGACTACATCGAGCTGTGCAGGAACCACTACGACAAGGTCGGCATCGGTGCCGACTACGTCAATTCGCTCTTCCGGTGA
- a CDS encoding sensor histidine kinase — MRQAPATTARVTATAPSPGLADVWAHPLLRCILQGQSVRQRLDQRHPWVLDTAVVLAVALLSLPDLLSSSRHGPFGDPTEHSHWPVPVRVAFTAALVVPLWWRRRTPAVTYGVISAVLLAQWSLGVWQQTGMAALVALYSLALHGSLRVLAWGAALTAAELVLAVGLLAPVKHPLLGLFFLMGTTTAAIAIGLTLRIRRLYLAALEDRATRLEIEQDQRVRLTTAAERTRITREMHDIIGHNLSVMVSVADGAAALATNRGETTADALRILADTGRQAMSELRRVLGVLREDQDDERLLGPQPRVHDLDPLLTRVRAAGLPVTYRTTGDLDALGSGVQLTVYRIVQEALTNSLKHAGPGATADVTVNRDSATVHVKVTDSGTAAAGARSGDAGHGLVGIRERAAMYGGTVSVGSPAAGHGWVVDVVLHVPAGDHQP; from the coding sequence ATGAGACAGGCCCCCGCGACCACCGCCCGGGTGACGGCCACCGCGCCGTCCCCCGGGCTCGCCGATGTCTGGGCGCACCCGCTTCTGCGCTGCATACTGCAGGGTCAAAGCGTCCGACAACGGCTGGACCAGCGACATCCGTGGGTGCTCGACACCGCGGTCGTCCTCGCCGTCGCCCTGCTCAGCCTTCCCGACCTGCTCTCCTCCAGCCGCCACGGCCCTTTCGGGGACCCGACCGAGCACAGCCACTGGCCCGTCCCGGTACGGGTCGCCTTCACCGCCGCGCTCGTCGTACCCCTGTGGTGGCGCCGCAGGACCCCGGCCGTCACCTACGGGGTGATCTCCGCGGTGTTGCTTGCTCAGTGGTCGTTGGGCGTGTGGCAGCAGACCGGCATGGCCGCGCTCGTCGCCCTCTACAGCCTGGCCCTGCACGGCTCACTGCGCGTGCTCGCCTGGGGCGCCGCGCTCACCGCGGCCGAACTGGTCCTGGCGGTTGGACTGCTGGCCCCCGTCAAGCACCCGCTCCTCGGCCTCTTCTTCCTGATGGGCACGACGACGGCGGCCATCGCCATCGGCCTGACGTTGCGGATCCGCCGCCTCTACCTGGCCGCTCTGGAGGACCGGGCCACGCGCCTGGAGATCGAACAGGACCAGCGTGTCAGGCTCACCACCGCCGCCGAACGCACCCGCATCACCCGCGAGATGCACGACATCATCGGCCACAACCTGTCCGTCATGGTCAGCGTGGCCGACGGCGCCGCCGCCCTCGCCACCAACCGCGGCGAGACCACCGCCGACGCCCTGCGGATTCTCGCCGACACCGGTCGCCAGGCGATGAGCGAACTCCGGCGGGTCCTCGGCGTGCTGCGCGAGGACCAGGACGACGAACGGCTGCTCGGCCCACAGCCACGCGTCCATGACCTGGACCCGCTGCTGACGCGGGTGCGCGCCGCGGGGCTGCCCGTGACCTACCGGACGACGGGCGATCTCGACGCCCTCGGCAGCGGTGTTCAGCTCACCGTGTACCGCATCGTCCAGGAAGCCCTCACCAACTCCCTCAAGCACGCCGGCCCGGGCGCCACGGCCGACGTCACCGTCAACAGGGACAGCGCCACCGTGCACGTCAAGGTCACCGACAGCGGCACAGCCGCCGCCGGGGCGCGGTCCGGCGACGCCGGACACGGTCTCGTCGGTATCCGCGAGCGGGCCGCCATGTACGGCGGCACCGTCTCCGTCGGCTCTCCCGCCGCCGGCCACGGCTGGGTCGTCGACGTCGTCCTCCACGTACCTGCAGGAGATCATCAGCCATGA
- a CDS encoding IS481 family transposase: MSHANAALTPRARLRLARLIVDDGWPIARAAERYDVSWPTAKRWADRYAEAGEAAMLDRSSRPHRSPARTPHPQVRRIVHLRWKQRLGPVQIAGRLGMPASTVHAVLTRCRINRLSHIDRVTGEPVRRYEHDHPGAMLHIDVKKLGNVPDGGGWRYVGRVQGRTNRAATPDRPRNKYRGPLLGTAFVHTVVDDHSRVAYAEICDDETAATAVGVLHRAVNWFAARGVSIERVLTDNGSAYRSRHWSRACAELGITPKKTRPYRPQTNGKVERFHRTLADGWALGRFYASESARRKALPAWLHHYNHHRPHTATGGKPPITRLTNIPGQYT, from the coding sequence GTGTCTCACGCTAACGCTGCTTTGACGCCTCGTGCCCGTCTGCGCCTGGCGCGTCTGATCGTTGATGACGGGTGGCCCATCGCCCGTGCAGCCGAGCGCTATGACGTGTCCTGGCCCACCGCCAAGAGGTGGGCTGACCGTTACGCCGAGGCCGGTGAGGCCGCGATGCTCGACCGGTCCTCACGGCCTCACCGCAGTCCCGCACGAACTCCGCACCCGCAGGTCCGCCGGATCGTGCACCTGCGCTGGAAGCAGCGGCTGGGCCCGGTCCAGATCGCCGGACGGCTGGGCATGCCCGCCTCGACCGTCCACGCGGTCCTGACCCGGTGCCGGATCAACCGGCTGTCCCACATCGACCGCGTCACCGGCGAGCCGGTCCGCCGCTATGAACACGATCACCCCGGCGCGATGCTCCACATCGACGTCAAGAAACTCGGCAACGTGCCCGACGGAGGCGGCTGGCGCTACGTCGGACGCGTCCAGGGCCGCACAAACCGTGCCGCAACACCCGACCGGCCCCGCAACAAGTACCGAGGCCCCCTGCTCGGGACCGCGTTCGTCCACACCGTCGTCGACGACCACTCCCGCGTCGCCTACGCCGAGATCTGCGACGACGAGACAGCCGCCACCGCGGTCGGTGTCCTGCACCGGGCGGTCAACTGGTTCGCCGCCCGTGGGGTGAGCATCGAGCGGGTCCTCACCGACAACGGCTCGGCCTACCGCTCCCGGCACTGGTCCCGGGCCTGCGCCGAGCTCGGGATCACGCCGAAGAAGACCCGGCCCTACCGGCCGCAGACGAACGGCAAGGTCGAACGCTTCCACCGCACCCTCGCCGACGGCTGGGCCCTGGGACGCTTCTACGCCAGCGAGTCAGCCCGCCGCAAAGCCCTGCCGGCCTGGCTCCATCACTACAATCACCACCGCCCCCACACCGCGACCGGCGGCAAACCACCCATCACCAGGTTGACCAACATCCCTGGGCAGTACACCTAG
- a CDS encoding response regulator, with amino-acid sequence MTTVLIADDQPLQRMGVRMLLEGTAGLTPVGEAAHGAEAVRMAAELRPDVVLMDIRMPGMDGIEATRRIVAAGGRTRVLIVTTFDLDEYAYDGLRAGAGGFLLKDARPEELVAGIHAVATGDAVVAPRLTRRLLDAYTHHVLAPADTAPAEDPRLKALTDREREVLVAIGQGWTNAEIAQRLVLTESTVKKHVGRVLAKIGARDRIQAVITAYDTGLVSAKS; translated from the coding sequence ATGACCACCGTCCTCATCGCCGACGACCAGCCCCTGCAACGCATGGGCGTGCGCATGCTGTTGGAGGGCACTGCCGGCCTGACCCCCGTCGGCGAAGCCGCACACGGTGCCGAGGCCGTCCGCATGGCGGCCGAACTCCGCCCCGATGTCGTCCTCATGGACATCCGCATGCCCGGCATGGACGGCATCGAGGCGACCCGCCGGATCGTCGCCGCGGGCGGCCGCACCCGCGTCCTCATCGTCACCACCTTCGACCTCGACGAGTACGCCTACGACGGCCTGCGCGCCGGAGCCGGCGGCTTCCTGCTCAAGGACGCCCGCCCCGAAGAGCTCGTCGCCGGCATCCACGCCGTCGCCACCGGCGACGCGGTCGTCGCCCCCCGCCTCACCCGCCGCCTTCTGGACGCCTACACGCACCACGTACTGGCTCCCGCAGATACCGCCCCCGCCGAGGACCCCCGCCTGAAGGCTCTCACCGACCGGGAACGTGAAGTCCTCGTCGCCATCGGCCAGGGCTGGACCAACGCGGAGATCGCCCAGCGCCTCGTCCTGACTGAATCCACCGTCAAAAAGCACGTCGGCCGCGTCCTCGCCAAGATCGGCGCACGCGACCGCATCCAGGCCGTCATCACGGCGTACGACACCGGGCTGGTCAGCGCGAAGTCCTAG
- a CDS encoding alpha-L-rhamnosidase, whose product MTGIPTVADVAAEHHREPFGIGEAAPRISWKTTATTGWRQHAYQVEAVRSDGRHRSDWVISQDSVLVPWPLQPLAPREMCEVRVRVRGADQVAGDWSPPLRIETGLLAPTDWTARAISPHEPDGSRPPSAERRPPLLRKEFTIRGDVERARLYVTAHGLYEIEINGRRVGDHALAPGWTSYHHRLRYQTHDVTDHLNAGANAIGAWLADGWYRGRLGFGGGHADLYGDRVALLAQLEVVHRDGTVTVVASDPSWRASRGPILSSGLLDGETFDARQERPGWSSPGFDDGDWSLVDIVARDPATLVAPTGPPVRCTEEIAPVLVTALDADRLLVDFGQNLVGRVRITVSGPAGHTLVIRHAEVLQDGELCVRPLRGAASTDRYTLRGGGPETWEPRFTLHGFRYAEITGWRGGGFPGRAIVARVYHTDMARTGWFECSNDQVNRLHQNVVWSLRGNFVDIPTDCPQRDERLGWTGDIQIFAPTAAFLYDCHGMLTSWLRDVAVEQHDDGTVPWYVPEIPGGEQWTPARPGAGWGDVVALTPWDLYRASGDTGLLAAQYDSARRWVDLVTALADASGLWNRGYQLGDWLDPFAPPDDPGAGRTDRHLIATAYYAWSLRHVAWMAAVLGRGDERRRYQQLADRVRQAFGDEYVRPDGLMTSDTQTAYAVALQFDLLPNAAARASAGRRLAELVAAGGHTIQTGFVGTPLVAPALSATGHHHSAYAMLLQQECPSWLYALKHDATTVWERWDSMLPDGTVNPGEMTSFNHYALGAVAQWLHTTVAGLDASAPGYREVVFRPRPGGGITWASATHESPYGRVAIRWELAETELTVETTVPTGATGRIEWPDGTVTALAAGTTTSSRPAAGSTGG is encoded by the coding sequence ATGACGGGGATACCGACGGTGGCCGATGTAGCGGCGGAGCACCACCGGGAACCGTTCGGCATCGGGGAAGCCGCGCCCCGGATCTCCTGGAAGACCACGGCGACCACCGGTTGGAGACAGCACGCTTACCAGGTCGAAGCCGTCCGCTCCGACGGGAGGCACCGTTCGGACTGGGTGATCTCCCAGGACTCCGTACTCGTCCCCTGGCCGCTGCAGCCACTGGCGCCCCGGGAAATGTGCGAGGTGCGGGTGCGGGTGCGCGGGGCCGACCAGGTCGCCGGCGACTGGAGTCCGCCCCTGCGCATAGAGACGGGACTGCTCGCGCCGACGGACTGGACGGCCCGCGCGATCTCGCCGCACGAGCCGGATGGATCGCGACCGCCGAGCGCTGAGCGCCGTCCACCCCTGCTGCGCAAGGAGTTCACCATCCGCGGGGACGTGGAGCGCGCCCGTCTGTACGTCACCGCCCATGGCCTGTACGAGATCGAGATCAACGGCCGCCGGGTCGGCGACCACGCGCTCGCCCCCGGATGGACCAGCTACCACCACCGGCTGCGCTACCAGACCCACGACGTCACCGACCACCTGAACGCCGGGGCCAACGCGATCGGCGCCTGGCTGGCCGACGGCTGGTACCGGGGACGCCTCGGTTTCGGCGGCGGCCATGCCGATCTCTACGGCGACCGGGTCGCGCTCCTGGCCCAGTTGGAGGTCGTCCACCGAGACGGGACGGTCACCGTCGTCGCGAGCGACCCGTCCTGGAGGGCCAGCCGGGGGCCGATCCTCTCCTCCGGACTGCTCGATGGTGAGACGTTCGACGCCCGGCAGGAACGGCCCGGCTGGTCGAGCCCCGGATTCGACGACGGCGACTGGTCGTTGGTGGACATCGTGGCACGAGACCCGGCGACCCTGGTCGCTCCCACCGGCCCGCCGGTGCGCTGCACCGAGGAGATCGCGCCGGTGCTGGTGACCGCCCTGGACGCCGACCGGCTCCTGGTGGACTTCGGGCAGAATCTCGTCGGCCGGGTCCGTATCACGGTCTCCGGCCCGGCGGGGCACACGCTCGTCATCCGCCACGCGGAAGTGCTCCAGGACGGCGAACTGTGCGTGCGCCCCCTCCGCGGCGCCGCGTCCACGGACCGTTACACCTTGCGCGGCGGCGGCCCCGAGACCTGGGAGCCGCGGTTCACCCTCCATGGATTCCGGTACGCGGAGATCACCGGCTGGCGCGGAGGCGGCTTCCCTGGGCGTGCCATCGTCGCCCGCGTCTATCACACCGACATGGCACGGACCGGCTGGTTCGAATGCTCCAACGACCAGGTCAACCGCCTGCACCAGAACGTGGTGTGGAGCCTGCGCGGCAACTTCGTGGACATCCCCACCGACTGCCCGCAGCGTGATGAGCGGCTCGGTTGGACCGGTGACATCCAGATCTTCGCCCCCACCGCGGCGTTCCTGTACGACTGCCACGGCATGCTCACGTCCTGGCTGCGCGACGTGGCCGTGGAACAGCACGACGACGGGACGGTCCCCTGGTACGTCCCCGAGATACCGGGCGGTGAGCAGTGGACGCCGGCCCGGCCGGGCGCCGGCTGGGGCGATGTCGTGGCGCTGACGCCGTGGGATCTGTACCGGGCTTCCGGCGACACCGGTCTCCTCGCCGCTCAGTACGACAGTGCACGGCGATGGGTCGATCTCGTCACCGCCCTCGCCGACGCGTCGGGTCTGTGGAACCGCGGGTACCAGCTCGGCGACTGGCTCGACCCGTTCGCGCCCCCGGACGACCCCGGCGCCGGTCGTACCGACCGCCACCTCATCGCCACGGCGTACTACGCATGGTCCCTGCGGCATGTTGCCTGGATGGCCGCTGTCCTGGGGCGTGGGGACGAACGCCGCCGCTACCAGCAGCTCGCGGATCGTGTCCGGCAGGCGTTCGGCGATGAATACGTCCGTCCGGACGGCCTGATGACCAGCGACACGCAGACCGCGTATGCCGTCGCCCTCCAGTTCGACCTCCTTCCGAATGCGGCGGCCCGGGCCTCCGCCGGCCGACGTCTGGCCGAACTGGTGGCCGCGGGCGGGCACACCATCCAGACCGGTTTCGTCGGAACACCGCTGGTGGCACCCGCGCTGAGCGCAACCGGCCACCACCACAGTGCGTACGCCATGCTCCTCCAGCAGGAATGCCCCTCATGGCTCTACGCGCTCAAGCACGACGCCACCACCGTCTGGGAGCGCTGGGACAGCATGCTCCCCGACGGCACCGTCAACCCGGGCGAGATGACGTCGTTCAACCACTACGCCCTCGGCGCCGTCGCCCAGTGGCTGCACACCACGGTCGCCGGGCTCGACGCGAGCGCACCCGGCTATCGCGAGGTCGTCTTCCGCCCACGGCCGGGTGGCGGCATCACCTGGGCGAGCGCCACCCACGAGTCGCCGTACGGCCGCGTGGCGATCCGATGGGAGCTCGCGGAGACGGAGCTCACCGTGGAGACGACGGTGCCCACCGGCGCGACCGGGCGCATCGAGTGGCCTGACGGGACGGTGACCGCCTTGGCGGCCGGAACCACCACTTCTTCGCGACCGGCGGCCGGCTCCACCGGTGGGTGA
- a CDS encoding IS982 family transposase, producing MTTDLDTLLTALYVHVDDRLKTPRWRGRPPRLTDAELVTLAVAQAVLGFHCEARWLRFAHAHLHGMFPCLPQRPAYNKRLRAALPLVKRAIRSLAADSDLWLDDVWIVDSTPVECARSRETVKRSDLAGWANYGYCRSHSRFYWGLKLHLVCTPAGLPVTWTLADPKIDERQVLAALIDNEPELSVARPGLLILADKGYIAAELDRFLAARGISLLRPSYRNRGTPQPAEALLKTVRQLIESVNDTLKGQLDLEQHGGRTVEGVGVRVAQRILAMTCAIWHNRTIGAPITRSLIAYDH from the coding sequence GTGACGACCGATTTAGACACCCTCTTGACGGCACTGTACGTGCATGTCGATGACCGTTTGAAGACCCCGCGATGGCGCGGGCGTCCGCCGCGCCTGACTGATGCCGAGTTGGTGACCCTGGCGGTGGCCCAGGCCGTGCTGGGCTTCCACTGCGAGGCCCGCTGGCTGCGCTTCGCCCACGCCCACCTGCACGGGATGTTCCCCTGCCTGCCCCAGCGGCCCGCCTACAACAAACGGCTGCGAGCTGCTCTGCCCCTGGTCAAGCGGGCCATCCGGTCGCTGGCCGCAGACAGCGACCTGTGGCTGGACGATGTGTGGATCGTGGACTCCACGCCCGTTGAGTGCGCCCGCTCCCGCGAGACCGTCAAACGCTCCGATCTGGCCGGCTGGGCCAACTACGGTTACTGCCGCTCCCACTCTCGGTTCTACTGGGGCCTGAAGCTGCACCTGGTGTGCACGCCGGCTGGCCTGCCCGTCACCTGGACCCTGGCCGACCCGAAGATCGACGAGCGGCAGGTCCTGGCCGCCCTGATCGACAACGAACCCGAACTGTCCGTCGCCCGGCCGGGCCTGCTGATCCTGGCCGACAAGGGCTACATCGCCGCCGAACTCGACCGCTTCCTCGCCGCCCGCGGCATCAGTCTGCTGCGCCCCTCTTATCGCAATCGCGGCACCCCACAGCCCGCAGAAGCCCTGCTCAAGACCGTGCGGCAGCTGATCGAGTCAGTCAACGACACCCTCAAAGGCCAACTCGACCTCGAACAACACGGCGGCCGCACCGTCGAAGGCGTCGGTGTCCGAGTGGCTCAGCGGATCCTCGCGATGACCTGCGCGATCTGGCACAACCGCACCATCGGCGCACCCATCACCAGGTCACTGATCGCCTACGACCACTGA
- a CDS encoding ABC transporter permease subunit gives MTVTELSPTGTHSRAYKVTGPRVLRAEWAKFWSLRSSWITLAVAVVLLVALGAIASATYSPDATTQSGPPGPRSGEQDAVSLALLGVTFASLAAGVLGVLLSAGEYTTGMIRSTLTAVPRRLPVLWSKSAVIGPITLVLTTLAALAAFQLGTLGLDGERIALSLGGDGVLRSLAGAGLYLALVAVAGVALGMLLRSSAGAIAVLVGVLLILPGLASLLPDSVHDHINPYFPSNAGSAMYALHQSSDALSPAAGLAVFAGWVALAHAGAAWRLLKSDA, from the coding sequence ATGACGGTCACCGAACTCTCCCCCACCGGGACCCATTCCCGGGCCTACAAGGTCACCGGTCCGCGGGTGCTGCGCGCGGAGTGGGCCAAGTTCTGGTCGCTGCGCTCCAGTTGGATCACCCTCGCCGTCGCCGTGGTCCTGCTGGTCGCCCTCGGCGCGATCGCCTCCGCCACCTACAGCCCCGACGCGACCACGCAGAGCGGGCCGCCCGGCCCCCGCTCCGGCGAACAGGACGCGGTCAGCCTCGCCCTGCTCGGGGTGACCTTCGCGTCGCTGGCCGCCGGCGTGCTCGGTGTCCTGCTGTCGGCCGGCGAGTACACCACCGGCATGATCCGTTCCACTCTCACCGCCGTCCCTCGCCGGCTGCCGGTCCTGTGGTCCAAGTCCGCCGTGATCGGCCCCATCACCTTGGTCCTGACGACGCTCGCCGCCCTGGCCGCGTTCCAGTTGGGCACCCTGGGCCTGGACGGCGAGAGGATCGCCCTGTCCCTGGGCGGCGACGGTGTACTGCGCAGCCTGGCCGGAGCCGGCCTCTACCTCGCCTTGGTGGCTGTCGCGGGTGTCGCCCTGGGCATGTTGCTGCGCTCCAGCGCCGGCGCGATAGCGGTCCTGGTCGGCGTCCTGCTCATCCTCCCGGGCCTGGCCTCGCTGCTGCCCGACTCCGTCCACGACCACATCAACCCCTACTTCCCCAGCAACGCCGGCTCGGCGATGTACGCCCTGCACCAGTCCTCCGACGCCCTCTCCCCCGCCGCAGGACTCGCCGTCTTCGCCGGGTGGGTGGCCCTCGCCCACGCCGGAGCAGCCTGGCGGCTCCTCAAGAGCGACGCCTGA
- a CDS encoding MFS transporter codes for MSRIRTRVRPDAEASAATDSAAHRYENRLLLILFLAFGFVFFDRQALPFLAPYIAEDFHLSNTELGTLSGVLALTWALSGLVAGRLSDKLGRRKPILIAAVVLFSCFSAAGGLMTGFLGLLVARALMGMAEGAVLPLAQSLMVEASRDSRRGLNMGLLQGSSAGLMGGILAPPGGGVDRRAPRLAHCPAPDDRARSAHRGLDREVGQGSTARRPGPARRRGHP; via the coding sequence ATGTCACGTATCCGTACTCGTGTGCGGCCCGACGCAGAAGCGTCCGCGGCCACCGACAGCGCAGCACACCGCTATGAGAACCGGCTGCTGCTGATCCTCTTCCTGGCCTTCGGGTTCGTCTTCTTCGACCGCCAGGCGTTGCCCTTCCTCGCCCCGTACATCGCCGAGGACTTCCACCTCTCCAACACCGAACTGGGCACCTTGTCCGGAGTGCTGGCCCTCACGTGGGCACTGTCCGGGCTGGTCGCCGGCCGTCTGTCGGACAAGCTCGGCAGACGCAAACCGATTCTGATCGCCGCGGTGGTCCTCTTCTCCTGCTTCTCCGCGGCGGGCGGGCTGATGACCGGCTTCCTGGGTCTGCTCGTCGCCAGGGCCCTGATGGGCATGGCGGAGGGTGCCGTGCTGCCGCTGGCCCAGTCGCTGATGGTGGAGGCGTCCCGGGACAGCCGGCGCGGGCTCAACATGGGGCTGCTCCAGGGCTCGTCGGCCGGTCTGATGGGCGGGATCCTCGCCCCCCCTGGCGGTGGTGTGGATCGCCGAGCTCCACGGCTGGCGCACTGCCCTGCTCCTGACGATCGTGCCAGGTCTGCTCATCGCGGTCTGGATCGCGAAGTCGGTCAGGGAAGTACCGCCCGGCGGCCCGGCCCAGCTCGCCGCCGAGGTCATCCCTGA